From one Vicia villosa cultivar HV-30 ecotype Madison, WI unplaced genomic scaffold, Vvil1.0 ctg.000032F_1_1_3, whole genome shotgun sequence genomic stretch:
- the LOC131622613 gene encoding protein phosphatase PP2A regulatory subunit A-like, with the protein MTFVFLSFKLVPAYVRLLRDNEAEVRIAGAGKVTKFSRILSPELAIQHILPCVKELSTDSSQHVRSALASVIMGMAPVLGKDATIEQLLPIFLSLLKDEFPDVRLNIISKLDQVNQVIGIDLLSQSLLPVIVELAEDRHWRVRLAIIEYIPLLASQLGVGSKKVCGGHCKFIQCCLIKNFGEGLLFCM; encoded by the exons tgtttttctatccttcaaattggTTCCTGCATATGTTCGGCTGCTGCGCGATAATGAGGCGGAAGTACGTATTGCTGGTGCTGGGAAAGTGACTAAGTTCTCCCGCATATTAAGTCCTGAACTAGCCATTCAGCATATTCTGCCATGCGTAAAG GAGTTATCGACAGATTCATCTCAACATGTCCGCTCTGCATTGGCTTCGGTTATAATGGGAATGGCACCGGTCTTAGGGAAG GATGCAACAATTGAGCAACTTCTCCCTATTTTCCTCTCTCTTTTGAAAGATGAGTTTCCTGATGTCAGGCTAAATATTATCAGCAAGCTTGATCAAGTGAACCAG GTTATTGGTATTGATCTCTTATCTCAGTCACTTTTACCAGTTATTGTTGAGCTTGCTGAGGATCGGCACTGGAGAGTTAGACTTGCAATCATAGAATATATACCATTGTTAGCAAGTCAGTTGGGTGTAGGGAGCAAGAAAGTTTGTGGAGGACACTGCAAGTTCATTCAGTGTTGCCTAATTAAGAACTTTGGTGAAGGGCTGTTATTTTGCATGTAA
- the LOC131622549 gene encoding bidirectional sugar transporter SWEET3-like, which translates to MFSETLRLAVAVLGNAASVSLYAAPMVTFRRVIRKKSTEEFSCIPYMIGLLNCLLFTWYGLPIVSYKWENFPVVTVNGVGIVLEFCYVVIYFWYSSPKTKVKVAMITTFVLAVFGVTAAVSAFVLHDSPHRKLLVGSVGLCVSVALYGSPLVAMKKVIKTKSVEFMPLALSLCAFSASVLWLAYGILVRDVFFAGPSVVGTPLSILQLVIYFKYRKERVVGEAKIGDLEKGGLELENVVELDLELGKVENIVTKCEQC; encoded by the exons atgtttTCAGAAACTCTTCGTTTGGCTGTTGCTGTTCTtg GCAATGCTGCCTCGGTTTCACTTTATGCTGCGCCAAT GGTTACATTTAGGAGAGTTATAAGGAAGAAAAGCACAGAGGAATTTTCATGCATTCCTTACATGATAGGATTGTTGAACTGTCTCCTTTTCACATGGTATGGGTTACCTATTGTAAGTTACAAATGGGAAAATTTTCCTGTTGTAACGGTTAATGGAGTTGGAATTGTTCTTGAGTTTTGCTACGTGGTCATTTACTTCTGGTATTCTTCACCCAAAACAAAGGTGAAGGTAGCTATGATTACCACATTTGTTCTAGCTGTGTTCGGCGTAACTGCAGCAGTTTCGGCTTTCGTCTTACACGATAGTCCTCATCGAAAGCTACTCGTTGGTAGTGTGGGATTATGTGTTTCTGTTGCATTATACGGTTCTCCTCTCGTTGCAATG AAGAAAGTTATAAAAACAAAGAGCGTGGAGTTTATGCCATTGGCGTTATCTCTGTGTGCTTTCTCAGCTAGTGTATTATGGTTAGCTTATGGAATTCTCGTTCGAGATGTTTTCTTCGCG GGTCCAAGTGTGGTTGGAACTCCATTGAGTATTTTGCAGCTTGTGATATACTTCAAGTACAGGAAAGAGAGAGTTGTGGGTGAAGCTAAAATTGGGGATTTGGAAAAGGGTGGGTTAGAGTTAGAGAATGTGGTGGAGTTAGATTTGGAATTGGGGAAAGTGGAAAACATTGTCACAAAATGTGAACAATGTTGA